Proteins encoded by one window of Enterococcus saccharolyticus subsp. saccharolyticus:
- a CDS encoding energy-coupling factor ABC transporter ATP-binding protein, translated as MDIHFEQVNFTYQPKSPFEQRVLFDIDLDIKEGSYTALVGHTGSGKSTLLQHLNALLKPTEGKVLIGDRVITPETNNKNLKPIRKKVGIVFQFPEAQLFEETVEKDIAFGPKNFGVSEEEAKVLAKENLTLVGLDDSYLERSPFDLSGGQMRRVAIAGVLAMEPEVLVLDEPTAGLDPQGRKEMMEMFERLHQEKNITIILVTHLMDDVANFADYVYVLEKGRIVKRGTPAEVFQDVAWLHEKQLGVPTAAEFAQRLIAKGVHFDSLPLTAEALADALLAQGGLAHDE; from the coding sequence ATGGACATCCATTTTGAACAAGTAAATTTTACCTATCAACCAAAATCACCTTTTGAGCAACGTGTTTTATTTGATATTGACTTAGATATCAAGGAAGGTTCTTACACTGCGTTAGTTGGTCATACAGGAAGTGGAAAATCTACTTTATTGCAACATTTGAATGCCTTGTTAAAACCAACTGAAGGAAAAGTGTTGATTGGTGATCGGGTCATTACTCCTGAAACAAATAATAAAAATTTAAAACCTATTCGTAAAAAAGTAGGGATTGTTTTCCAATTTCCAGAAGCGCAATTATTTGAAGAAACGGTTGAGAAAGATATTGCCTTTGGACCAAAAAACTTTGGGGTTTCTGAAGAAGAAGCGAAAGTTTTGGCCAAAGAAAATCTAACATTGGTTGGTTTAGATGATAGTTATTTAGAACGTTCGCCATTTGATTTGTCAGGTGGACAAATGCGTCGGGTAGCGATTGCTGGTGTCTTGGCGATGGAACCAGAAGTATTGGTTTTAGATGAGCCGACTGCTGGTCTAGATCCACAAGGACGGAAAGAAATGATGGAAATGTTTGAACGTTTGCATCAAGAAAAAAATATCACTATTATTTTAGTCACACATTTGATGGACGATGTGGCAAACTTTGCAGATTATGTCTATGTTTTAGAAAAAGGCCGGATTGTTAAACGTGGGACGCCAGCAGAGGTTTTCCAAGATGTTGCTTGGTTGCATGAAAAACAATTGGGGGTACCCACTGCTGCGGAATTTGCACAACGCTTGATTGCTAAAGGTGTCCATTTTGATTCTTTACCACTAACAGCCGAAGCTTTGGCAGATGCTCTGTTAGCGCAAGGAGGACTTGCTCATGATGAATAA
- a CDS encoding energy-coupling factor ABC transporter ATP-binding protein has protein sequence MKPIIELNNLTFKYQRTDARPALEDVSLSINQGEWVAIIGHNGSGKSTLAKTINGLLLPESGSVVVGNKELNEENIWSVRKMVGMVFQNPDNQFVGATVEDDVAFGMENQGVPRDEMVERVKNALEQVRMSNFATKEPVRLSGGQKQRVAIAGVVALRPDIIILDEATSMLDPEGRAEVIATIKQIKEENNLTVLSITHDIDEAANANRVLVMRQGKLVDEGTPEKIFSAGPKLVEMGLDLPFPEKLKQSLKERGVAVPQNYLTEEGMVDWLWTSILNK, from the coding sequence ATGAAACCTATTATTGAGTTAAATAATCTTACATTCAAATATCAACGAACGGATGCTCGTCCTGCTTTAGAGGATGTTTCATTATCAATTAATCAAGGCGAATGGGTCGCCATTATTGGGCATAATGGTTCAGGGAAATCAACGCTCGCAAAAACGATTAATGGCTTATTACTTCCTGAAAGTGGTTCGGTGGTTGTCGGAAATAAAGAATTAAATGAAGAGAATATCTGGTCTGTGCGTAAAATGGTCGGCATGGTGTTTCAAAATCCTGATAACCAGTTTGTTGGGGCTACAGTAGAAGATGATGTTGCATTTGGTATGGAAAACCAAGGAGTTCCTCGTGATGAAATGGTGGAACGTGTTAAAAATGCTTTAGAACAAGTACGCATGTCTAATTTTGCAACGAAAGAACCCGTACGTCTATCAGGTGGTCAAAAACAACGTGTCGCCATCGCTGGCGTTGTTGCTTTACGTCCTGATATCATTATTCTGGATGAAGCAACAAGTATGTTAGATCCAGAAGGTCGTGCAGAAGTTATTGCTACTATTAAACAAATTAAAGAAGAAAATAATTTAACGGTGCTTTCGATTACTCACGATATTGACGAAGCTGCCAATGCCAATCGTGTCTTGGTAATGCGCCAAGGAAAATTGGTTGATGAAGGAACGCCAGAAAAGATTTTTTCTGCTGGTCCAAAATTAGTAGAGATGGGCTTAGATTTGCCTTTTCCAGAAAAACTAAAACAATCATTAAAAGAGCGTGGTGTAGCTGTACCACAAAACTATTTGACTGAAGAAGGGATGGTGGACTGGTTATGGACATCCATTTTGAACAAGTAA
- a CDS encoding energy-coupling factor transporter transmembrane component T family protein, translating to MMNKLILGRYIPGDSLIHRLDPRTKLLMSFYFIGIIFFANNWQSYLFLTVFTLFCVFLSKVDFGFFLRGVRPLLWLILFTVALQMFFTSGGEIYWQWGIFRLTEFGIQNGIFIFCRFVLIIFMSTLLTLTTPPLELSDAIEYILRPLKAIKFPVHEISLMLSIALRFVPTLMDETEKIMNAQRARGVDFGEGNLVQKMKAVVPLLIPLFVSSFNRADDLATAMEARGYQGGEGRSKYRVLHWHTRDTVTVIVYVFVTIGLIYLRN from the coding sequence ATGATGAATAAACTGATTTTAGGACGGTATATTCCCGGTGATTCATTGATTCATCGTTTGGACCCACGTACGAAATTATTAATGAGTTTTTATTTTATCGGTATTATCTTCTTTGCGAATAATTGGCAAAGCTATCTCTTTTTAACAGTCTTTACGTTATTCTGTGTCTTTTTATCAAAAGTTGATTTTGGTTTCTTTTTACGTGGTGTCAGACCCTTATTATGGTTAATTCTATTTACGGTCGCCTTACAGATGTTCTTTACTAGTGGCGGTGAAATTTATTGGCAATGGGGCATATTTCGTTTAACTGAATTTGGCATACAAAATGGGATTTTTATTTTCTGTCGTTTTGTCTTAATTATTTTTATGTCAACGCTATTAACGTTAACCACTCCCCCATTAGAATTATCTGACGCGATTGAATATATTTTGCGACCATTAAAAGCGATTAAATTTCCTGTACATGAAATTTCACTGATGTTATCGATTGCTTTACGTTTTGTCCCAACATTAATGGATGAAACTGAGAAAATCATGAATGCGCAACGGGCGCGTGGTGTAGATTTCGGTGAAGGAAATCTCGTTCAGAAAATGAAGGCGGTCGTACCGTTGCTTATTCCACTGTTTGTAAGTAGTTTTAATCGAGCAGATGATTTAGCAACAGCGATGGAAGCGAGAGGCTACCAAGGTGGCGAAGGACGCAGTAAATATCGTGTGCTTCATTGGCATACGAGAGATACAGTGACTGTGATTGTCTATGTATTTGTTACAATTGGCTTGATTTATTTAAGAAACTAA
- the glnA gene encoding type I glutamate--ammonia ligase, which produces MTKTSNTVAEIKEIAKKENVRFLRLMFTDILGVIKNVEVPISQLDKVLDNKMMFDGSSIEGFVRIEESDMYLYPDLSTWMIFPWESEHGKVARLICDIYNPDGTPFAGDPRGNLKRALADMESLGFTSFNLGPEPEFFLFKLSEHGEITTDLNDQGGYFDFAPTDLGENCRRDIVLELESLGFEVEASHHEVAPGQHEIDFKYANVLEACDNIQTFKLVVKTIARKHGLHATFMPKPLYGINGSGMHCNMSLFKGDDNAFYDPENDMELSTTAYQFLAGLLEHARAYTAICNPTVNSYKRLVPGYEAPVYVAWSGRNRSPLIRVPESRGLSTRLELRSVDPSANPYLAMAVLLQAGLDGVKRELTPTPAVNSNIYVMNEDERTAAKISDLPSTLHNALKELRKDEVVKEALGEHIFNNFLISKRFEWDAYKQSVSEWERKQYLELY; this is translated from the coding sequence ATGACCAAAACGAGCAATACCGTAGCCGAAATTAAAGAAATTGCCAAAAAAGAAAATGTCCGCTTTTTACGTTTAATGTTTACCGATATTCTTGGCGTAATAAAAAATGTAGAAGTTCCAATCAGTCAGTTAGATAAAGTATTGGATAATAAGATGATGTTCGATGGTTCTTCAATTGAAGGCTTCGTACGTATTGAAGAAAGTGATATGTATCTTTATCCAGATTTAAGTACCTGGATGATTTTTCCATGGGAAAGCGAACATGGAAAAGTTGCCCGTTTAATTTGTGATATTTACAATCCTGATGGTACCCCTTTTGCTGGCGATCCTCGCGGCAACTTAAAACGTGCTTTGGCAGATATGGAATCACTTGGTTTCACTTCCTTTAACTTAGGACCAGAACCAGAATTCTTCTTATTTAAATTAAGCGAGCATGGAGAAATTACTACCGACTTAAACGACCAAGGTGGTTACTTCGATTTCGCGCCAACTGATTTAGGTGAGAACTGCCGTCGCGATATCGTACTAGAATTAGAAAGCCTAGGCTTTGAAGTAGAGGCTTCTCACCATGAGGTTGCTCCAGGACAACATGAAATCGACTTTAAATACGCAAACGTCTTAGAAGCTTGCGATAACATTCAAACATTCAAACTAGTTGTGAAAACAATTGCTAGAAAACACGGCCTACACGCAACCTTTATGCCAAAACCTTTATACGGTATTAACGGTTCAGGGATGCATTGTAATATGTCTTTATTCAAAGGCGATGACAATGCCTTTTACGATCCAGAAAACGACATGGAATTAAGCACGACTGCGTATCAATTTTTAGCTGGACTATTAGAACACGCACGTGCCTATACAGCTATTTGTAACCCAACAGTCAACTCTTACAAACGTCTAGTGCCAGGATATGAAGCACCTGTTTACGTTGCCTGGTCAGGTAGAAACCGTTCACCATTGATTCGTGTCCCTGAATCACGCGGACTTTCTACACGCTTAGAATTGCGTTCTGTGGACCCTTCAGCTAATCCATACTTAGCAATGGCTGTTTTATTACAAGCTGGCTTAGATGGCGTGAAAAGAGAATTAACACCAACACCTGCTGTTAACAGCAACATTTATGTGATGAACGAAGATGAGCGTACAGCAGCAAAAATTTCAGACTTACCTTCTACCTTACACAACGCTTTAAAAGAACTGCGTAAAGACGAAGTGGTCAAAGAAGCACTCGGTGAGCACATCTTCAACAATTTCCTAATCTCCAAACGTTTTGAATGGGATGCATACAAACAATCTGTTTCAGAATGGGAAAGAAAACAATATTTAGAACTATATTAA
- the truA gene encoding tRNA pseudouridine(38-40) synthase TruA, which yields MVRYKAIIAYDGTNFNGFQRQSTGRTVQEEVEKTITKMANQRVEIHGSGRTDAGVHALGQVIHFDFPYERPLEKMRFGLDTQTPDDVAVKSVEIVADDFHSRYLVKEKIYEFRVDIGKPRSPFRRFYASYFPYAVDVAKIERALPDFLGTHDFTSFCATGSSVEDKTRTIYEANVTVNEAGDELVFTFRGDGFLYKMIRIMVGTLLKIGNDRMPADSIPAIIAGKDRNLAGPTAHPEGLYLKEVRY from the coding sequence ATGGTGCGATACAAAGCAATTATTGCCTATGATGGCACAAATTTTAACGGATTTCAGCGTCAGTCAACCGGACGTACCGTGCAAGAAGAAGTAGAAAAAACAATTACAAAAATGGCGAATCAACGTGTGGAAATCCATGGTTCTGGGCGCACGGATGCTGGTGTTCACGCGTTAGGTCAAGTCATTCATTTTGATTTTCCGTATGAACGACCGTTAGAAAAAATGCGATTCGGTTTAGATACGCAAACACCGGATGATGTTGCGGTAAAATCAGTGGAAATTGTTGCAGATGATTTCCATTCTCGTTATTTAGTAAAAGAAAAAATTTACGAATTCCGAGTGGATATTGGGAAACCACGTAGCCCGTTTCGTCGTTTTTATGCGAGTTATTTTCCTTATGCCGTTGATGTTGCGAAAATTGAGCGTGCTTTACCGGATTTTTTAGGGACCCATGACTTTACATCATTTTGTGCGACGGGGAGTTCGGTGGAAGATAAAACGAGAACGATTTATGAAGCTAATGTCACAGTAAATGAAGCTGGCGACGAGTTGGTATTTACTTTCCGTGGTGATGGTTTCTTATACAAAATGATTCGTATTATGGTCGGAACATTGTTAAAAATTGGCAACGATCGTATGCCCGCTGATAGTATCCCAGCGATTATTGCTGGAAAAGATCGTAATTTGGCAGGACCAACAGCCCATCCAGAAGGCTTGTATTTAAAAGAAGTACGCTATTAA
- the rpsK gene encoding 30S ribosomal protein S11, producing MAAKKVSRKRRVKKNIEAGIAHIHSTFNNTIVMITDTHGNALAWSSAGALGFRGSRKSTPFAAQMAAETATKAAMEHGLRTVEVTVKGPGSGREAAIRSLQAAGLEVTAIRDVTPVPHNGCRPPKRRRV from the coding sequence ATGGCAGCAAAAAAAGTGAGTCGTAAACGCCGTGTGAAAAAGAATATTGAAGCAGGTATCGCGCATATCCACTCAACATTCAACAATACAATTGTGATGATCACTGATACTCATGGTAACGCGTTAGCATGGTCATCAGCTGGTGCATTAGGATTCAGAGGAAGCAGAAAATCAACACCATTTGCAGCTCAAATGGCAGCAGAAACTGCAACAAAAGCAGCAATGGAACACGGATTAAGAACTGTAGAGGTAACTGTGAAAGGTCCTGGTTCAGGACGTGAAGCAGCAATTCGTTCATTACAAGCAGCAGGTTTGGAAGTGACTGCAATTCGTGACGTGACTCCAGTTCCTCATAATGGATGCCGCCCTCCAAAACGCCGTCGTGTTTAA
- a CDS encoding DNA-directed RNA polymerase subunit alpha: protein MIEFEKPRIAKIDEEKDYGKFIVEPLERGYGTTLGNSLRRILLSSLPGAAITNIQIDGVLHEFSTVKGVREDVAQIILNIKGLALKMYGEEEKTLEIDITGPATVTAGDIIVDSDVEILNKDMYICTVSEGTTFHARLTVRPGRGYVQADENKKEDMPIGVLPVDSIYTPVRRVNYQVENTRVGRRDDFDKLTMEIWTDGSIEPLDAMSLAAKIMTEHLDIFVNLTDEAKNAEIMVEKEETQKEKMLEMTIEELDLSVRSYNCLKRAGINTVQELTNKSEPEMIKVRNLGRKSLEEVKAKLHDLGLGLRKDD, encoded by the coding sequence ATGATTGAATTCGAAAAACCAAGAATTGCAAAAATTGATGAAGAGAAAGATTATGGAAAGTTCATCGTTGAACCTCTAGAAAGAGGCTACGGAACTACTCTAGGAAATTCCCTACGTCGCATTTTGTTATCTTCTCTACCAGGTGCAGCAATCACTAATATTCAAATTGATGGAGTCCTACACGAATTCTCAACTGTTAAGGGTGTTCGAGAAGACGTCGCTCAAATCATTTTGAATATCAAAGGTCTTGCATTAAAAATGTACGGTGAAGAAGAAAAGACCCTTGAAATCGATATTACTGGACCAGCTACAGTAACTGCCGGCGATATTATCGTTGATAGTGATGTAGAAATCCTTAATAAAGATATGTACATTTGTACAGTTTCTGAAGGAACAACTTTCCATGCGCGCTTAACAGTTAGACCTGGCCGTGGATATGTTCAAGCAGACGAAAATAAAAAAGAAGATATGCCAATTGGTGTTCTTCCAGTTGATTCAATCTACACACCTGTACGTCGTGTGAACTACCAAGTAGAAAATACACGTGTTGGTCGTCGTGATGATTTCGACAAATTAACGATGGAAATTTGGACAGATGGTTCAATTGAGCCATTAGACGCAATGAGTTTAGCTGCAAAAATCATGACTGAACATTTAGACATCTTTGTTAACCTAACGGATGAAGCGAAAAACGCTGAAATCATGGTTGAAAAAGAAGAAACTCAAAAAGAGAAAATGTTAGAAATGACAATTGAAGAATTAGACTTATCTGTTCGTTCATATAACTGTCTAAAACGTGCAGGAATTAATACTGTACAAGAATTAACAAATAAATCTGAACCAGAAATGATCAAAGTACGTAATTTAGGCCGTAAATCTCTAGAAGAAGTAAAAGCAAAATTACATGATCTAGGTTTAGGCTTACGTAAAGACGATTAA
- the rplQ gene encoding 50S ribosomal protein L17, with translation MSYRKLGRTSSQRKAMLRDLTTDLIINERIVTTEARAKEVRSTAEKMITLGKRGDLHARRQAAAFVRNEVASVREENEEIVIESALQKLFSDIAPRYADRQGGYTRILKTEPRRGDAAPMVILELV, from the coding sequence GTGAGTTATCGTAAACTAGGACGCACATCTAGCCAACGTAAAGCGATGTTGCGTGATTTAACAACTGATTTAATCATTAACGAACGCATCGTTACGACTGAAGCTCGTGCGAAAGAAGTTCGCTCAACTGCTGAAAAAATGATCACTCTAGGAAAACGCGGTGATTTACATGCACGTCGCCAAGCTGCTGCATTCGTTCGTAATGAAGTAGCAAGTGTACGTGAAGAAAACGAAGAAATCGTTATCGAATCAGCTTTACAAAAGCTATTTAGCGATATCGCTCCTCGTTATGCAGATCGCCAAGGTGGCTACACACGTATCTTGAAGACAGAACCAAGACGCGGAGATGCTGCACCAATGGTTATCCTAGAACTAGTTTAA